The following are encoded together in the Candidatus Methylomirabilota bacterium genome:
- the msrB gene encoding peptide-methionine (R)-S-oxide reductase MsrB — protein MADKVTKSDAEWRRDLSPEQYQVLRRHGTERPFTGEYHECEDPGTYRCAGCGHPLFGADTKFDSGTGWPSFSAPIDPEAVSTADDESWLMRRTEIRCGRCDSHLGHVFDDGPAPTGLRYCINSVALQLDRKPEKA, from the coding sequence ATGGCGGACAAGGTGACCAAGTCGGACGCCGAGTGGCGGCGGGACCTTTCGCCGGAGCAGTACCAGGTGCTTCGGCGGCACGGCACCGAGCGCCCGTTCACCGGCGAATACCACGAGTGCGAGGATCCCGGGACCTATCGCTGCGCCGGCTGCGGCCACCCGCTGTTCGGCGCCGACACGAAGTTCGACTCGGGGACCGGGTGGCCGAGCTTTTCCGCGCCCATCGACCCCGAGGCCGTCAGCACCGCGGACGACGAGAGCTGGCTCATGCGGCGGACGGAGATCCGCTGTGGCCGCTGCGACTCGCATCTCGGCCACGTGTTCGACGACGGCCCGGCGCCGACCGGCCTGCGCTACTGCATCAACTCGGTGGCGCTCCAGCTCGACCGGAAGCCGGAAAAAGCCTGA
- a CDS encoding mandelate racemase/muconate lactonizing enzyme family protein, whose translation MALAAPEVGHYRIPLPRILSDATHGDITHFELVTVRLRARDGAEGTGYTYTVGAGGAAIRALLARDLAPVLTGQDEERIADLWQRMWWRLHYVGRGGLAAFAISAVDIALWDLRARRQRMPLWRLLGGHDPRVKAYAGGIDLQFPLDQLQRQTEENLGRGFRAIKMKVGRDRLQEDLARVRALRELLGPDTPLMVDANMRWTADQAIRASRALAEHDVFWLEEPTTPDDLPGHVRIVREGALPVAAGENLRTLSEFERLIDAGGVSFPEPDVSNCGGISVWLRVAHVAEARHLPVTSHGVHDLHVHLLAAVPNASYLEVHGFGLERFIAHPLELVDGEAVAPERPGHGVEFDWKALETLPAPA comes from the coding sequence ATGGCTCTCGCCGCGCCGGAGGTCGGTCACTATCGGATTCCGCTGCCCCGGATCCTGTCGGACGCCACCCACGGCGACATCACGCACTTCGAGCTGGTCACGGTGCGCCTGCGGGCCCGGGACGGCGCCGAAGGGACGGGCTACACCTACACGGTCGGCGCCGGAGGTGCCGCCATCCGTGCCCTCCTGGCGCGAGACCTGGCCCCGGTGCTGACCGGCCAGGACGAGGAGCGGATCGCCGACCTCTGGCAGCGCATGTGGTGGCGCCTCCACTACGTGGGCCGGGGTGGCCTGGCCGCCTTCGCCATCTCGGCCGTGGACATCGCCCTGTGGGACCTGCGAGCGCGGCGGCAGCGGATGCCGCTCTGGCGCCTCCTCGGAGGCCACGACCCCCGCGTCAAGGCGTACGCGGGCGGGATCGACCTCCAGTTCCCGCTCGATCAGCTCCAGCGCCAGACCGAGGAGAACCTCGGGCGCGGCTTCCGCGCCATCAAGATGAAGGTCGGCCGGGACCGCCTCCAGGAGGACCTCGCCCGTGTCCGGGCCCTGCGCGAGCTCCTGGGCCCCGACACGCCGCTCATGGTGGACGCCAACATGCGCTGGACCGCCGACCAGGCGATCCGGGCCTCCCGGGCGCTCGCCGAGCACGACGTCTTCTGGCTGGAGGAGCCCACCACCCCGGACGACCTCCCCGGCCACGTCCGCATCGTCCGCGAGGGGGCCCTCCCGGTCGCCGCCGGCGAGAACCTTCGCACCCTCTCCGAATTCGAGCGCCTCATCGACGCCGGCGGCGTCAGCTTTCCGGAGCCCGACGTGTCGAACTGTGGCGGCATCTCGGTGTGGCTCCGGGTGGCCCACGTCGCCGAGGCCCGCCACCTGCCGGTCACGTCCCACGGCGTGCACGACCTCCACGTGCACCTGCTGGCGGCGGTGCCGAACGCCTCCTATCTCGAGGTGCACGGGTTCGGCCTCGAGCGCTTCATCGCGCACCCGCTCGAGCTCGTGGACGGGGAGGCCGTGGCCCCCGAGCGGCCGGGGCACGGCGTCGAGTTCGATTGGAAGGCCCTGGAGACGCTGCCAGCGCCGGCCTGA
- a CDS encoding aldo/keto reductase — protein MDYVTLGNSTLRVSRIGLGCMPMSGSIYGQSDDASSIAVIQHALDRGINFPDSSDMYGWGHNEELLGRALKGRRHQAVIATKFGQVRSPDGKANLVDGRPAYVRQACDASLKRLAVDEIDLYYQHRVDPKVPIEETVGAMARLVQEGKVRALGLSEAAPTTIRRAHAVHPLSAVQLEYSLLYRNPAEDTLPTCRELGICLVAYSPLGRGFLTGRIQSPADLAPGDRRHQHPRFQEANFPHNLKLVQRLVEIAGEKGVTPSQLVLAWLLARGEDVVPIPGTKRTAYVDENLGALEVRLSARDLERIEDAMPPGAAAGPRYPEAQMKSVYL, from the coding sequence ATGGACTACGTCACCCTCGGGAACAGCACGCTCCGGGTCTCGCGCATCGGGCTCGGGTGCATGCCCATGTCCGGGAGCATCTACGGCCAGAGCGACGATGCCAGCTCGATCGCCGTGATCCAGCACGCGCTGGATCGGGGGATCAATTTCCCGGACTCCTCCGACATGTACGGCTGGGGCCACAACGAGGAGCTCCTCGGCCGGGCGCTCAAGGGGCGCCGCCACCAGGCGGTGATCGCGACCAAGTTCGGCCAGGTGCGGAGTCCCGACGGCAAGGCCAACCTGGTCGACGGGCGACCGGCGTACGTGCGGCAGGCATGCGACGCGAGCCTCAAGCGCCTCGCGGTCGACGAGATCGACCTCTACTACCAGCACCGGGTGGACCCCAAGGTCCCGATCGAGGAGACGGTGGGCGCGATGGCGCGGCTCGTCCAGGAGGGCAAGGTACGCGCCCTCGGGCTCTCCGAGGCGGCCCCGACGACCATCCGGCGCGCCCATGCGGTCCATCCCCTGAGCGCGGTGCAGCTGGAGTACTCGCTCCTCTACCGGAATCCGGCCGAGGACACCTTGCCCACCTGCCGGGAGCTCGGCATCTGCCTGGTGGCCTACTCGCCCCTCGGCCGCGGCTTCCTGACGGGGAGGATCCAGAGCCCCGCCGACCTCGCGCCGGGCGACCGGCGTCACCAGCACCCGCGTTTCCAGGAGGCGAACTTCCCGCACAATCTGAAGCTGGTCCAGCGGCTCGTCGAGATCGCCGGCGAGAAGGGCGTCACCCCCTCCCAGCTCGTGCTGGCCTGGCTTCTCGCCCGGGGCGAGGACGTCGTCCCGATCCCCGGCACCAAGCGCACGGCCTACGTGGACGAGAACCTCGGCGCCCTCGAGGTCCGGCTCAGCGCCCGCGATCTCGAGCGTATCGAGGACGCGATGCCGCCCGGGGCGGCGGCCGGCCCCCGGTACCCCGAGGCGCAGATGAAGTCGGTCTACCTCTGA
- a CDS encoding alpha/beta hydrolase → MACYGARQPVDAWPLLPRITAPTLIVRGERSPILTRAMAAQMREAIPGAASVEIPGAYHHLVLDRPADFTAVLDGFLRRTGAAG, encoded by the coding sequence GTGGCCTGCTACGGCGCGCGACAGCCGGTCGACGCCTGGCCACTCCTCCCGCGGATCACGGCGCCGACGCTGATCGTCCGGGGCGAGCGGAGCCCGATCCTGACGCGCGCGATGGCGGCGCAGATGCGCGAGGCTATCCCGGGCGCCGCCAGTGTCGAGATCCCGGGCGCGTACCACCACCTCGTGCTCGACCGCCCGGCGGACTTCACCGCCGTCCTCGACGGGTTCCTCCGCCGGACGGGAGCGGCCGGATGA